Proteins from a genomic interval of Liolophura sinensis isolate JHLJ2023 chromosome 3, CUHK_Ljap_v2, whole genome shotgun sequence:
- the LOC135463487 gene encoding multiple epidermal growth factor-like domains protein 10: MTMLASLLLTLVVLTSIPVRHGQVCDPESFTKCGDECHCVDRMRCGGGLCEGGCQDGWTNNDCQQAVTGPCLDGMYGSKCQETCNCSNRQSTICDKTTGACTGQCNPGYTGPDCQPDTVTCPVGRYGQTCQDICNCPNRVAASCDKTTGACTGQCNPGYTGPDCQPDTVTCPVGRYGQTCQTICNCPNRVAASCDKTTGACTGQCNPGYTGPDCQPDTVTCPVGRYGQKCQAICNCQNRQSTICEKTTGACTGQCNPGYTGQDCQPVPCPVGKYGSTCQNTCNCPNRESAICDKTTGACTGQCNPGYTGPDCQPDTVTCPVGRYGQTCEDICNCQNRQSSTCEKTSGACTGLCNPGFTGPDCQLDTVTCLAGRYGQTCQAICNCQNRQSVACDKTTGACTGQCSPGYTGPDCQPDTVTCPVGRYGQKCQAICNCQNRQSTICDKTTGACTGQCNPDYTGPDCQPDTVTCPVGRYGQKCQGICNCQNRQSTICERTTGACTGQCNPGYAGPDCQPATCPVGKYGSTCQNTCNCQNRQLAICDKTTGACTGQCNPGYTGPDCQPDTVTCPVGRYGQTCQNICNCPNRVAASCDKTSGACTGQCSPGYTGPDCQPDTVTCPVGRYGQTCQNICNCPNRVAASCDKTSGACTGQCNTGYTGPDCQPDTVTCPVGRYGQTCQNICNCPNRVAASCDKTSGACTGQCNPDYTGPDCQPDTVTCPVGRYGQTCQNTRNCQNRQSSACDKTFGACTGQCSPGYTGPDCQPDTVTCPVGRYGQKCQAICNCQNRQSTICDKTTGACTGQCNPGYTGPDCQPDTVTCPAGRYGQTCQTICNCPNRQSSACDKTSGACTGRCSPVFTGPDCQPIKVCLSVYLSISLSVYFKNNLCVQ, translated from the coding sequence ctGTTACAGGACCGTGTCTGGATGGTATGTACGGATCCAAATGCCAGGAAACCTGCAACTGTTCCAACCGACAATCAACCATCTGTGACAAGACGACTGGGGCGTGTACAGGACAGTGTAACCCCGGCTATACTGGACCAGATTGTCAACCTGATACAGTCACATGTCCAGTTGGTAGATACGGACAAACGTGTCAGGACATCTGTAACTGTCCGAACAGAGTGGCAGCCTCCTGTGACAAGACGACTGGGGCATGTACAGGACAGTGTAACCCCGGCTATACTGGACCAGACTGCCAACCTGATACAGTCACATGTCCAGTTGGTAGATACGGACAAACGTGTCAGACCATTTGCAACTGTCCGAACAGAGTGGCAGCCTCCTGTGACAAGACGACTGGGGCATGTACAGGACAGTGTAACCCTGGCTATACTGGACCAGATTGTCAACCTGATACAGTCACATGTCCAGTTGGTAGATACGGACAAAAATGTCAGGCTATCTGTAACTGTCAGAACAGACAATCAACCATCTGCGAGAAGACGACTGGGGCATGTACAGGACAGTGTAACCCTGGCTATACTGGACAGGACTGCCAACCTGTCCCGTGTCCTGTCGGGAAATACGGATCCACATGTCAGAACACCTGTAACTGTCCGAACAGAGAATCAGCCATCTGTGACAAGACGACTGGGGCATGTACAGGACAGTGTAACCCCGGCTATACTGGGCCAGACTGTCAACCTGATACAGTCACGTGTCCAGTTGGTAGATACGGACAAACGTGTGAGGACATCTGTAACTGTCAGAACAGACAATCATCCACCTGTGAAAAGACGTCTGGGGCATGTACTGGACTCTGTAATCCCGGCTTTACAGGACCAGACTGTCAACTTGATACAGTTACGTGTTTAGCTGGTAGATACGGACAAACGTGTCAGGCTATCTGTAACTGTCAGAACAGACAATCAGTCGCCTGTGACAAGACGACTGGGGCATGTACAGGACAGTGTAGTCCCGGCTATACTGGGCCAGACTGTCAACCTGATACAGTCACGTGTCCAGTTGGTAGATACGGACAAAAATGTCAGGCTATCTGTAACTGTCAGAACAGACAATCAACTATCTGTGACAAGACGACTGGGGCATGTACAGGCCAGTGTAACCCCGACTATACTGGACCAGATTGTCAACCTGATACAGTCACATGTCCAGTCGGTAGATACGGACAAAAATGTCAGGGTATCTGTAACTGTCAGAACAGACAATCAACCATCTGCGAGAGGACGACTGGGGCATGTACAGGACAGTGTAACCCCGGCTATGCTGGACCAGATTGTCAACCTGCTACGTGTCCTGTCGGGAAATACGGATCCACATGTCAGAACACCTGTAACTGTCAGAACAGACAATTAGCCATCTGTGACAAGACGACTGGGGCGTGTACAGGACAGTGTAACCCCGGCTATACTGGACCAGACTGCCAACCTGATACAGTCACATGTCCAGTTGGTAGATACGGACAAACGTGTCAGAACATTTGTAACTGTCCGAACAGAGTGGCAGCCTCCTGTGACAAGACGTCTGGGGCGTGTACAGGACAGTGTAGTCCTGGCTATACTGGACCAGACTGTCAACCTGATACAGTCACGTGTCCAGTCGGTAGATACGGACAAACGTGTCAGAACATTTGTAACTGTCCGAACAGAGTGGCAGCCTCCTGTGACAAGACGTCTGGGGCATGTACAGGACAGTGTAATACCGGCTATACTGGACCAGACTGTCAACCTGATACAGTCACATGTCCAGTTGGTAGATACGGACAAACGTGTCAGAACATTTGTAACTGTCCGAACAGAGTGGCAGCCTCCTGTGACAAGACGTCTGGGGCATGTACAGGACAGTGTAACCCCGACTATACTGGACCAGACTGTCAACCTGATACAGTCACATGTCCAGTTGGTAGATACGGACAGACGTGTCAGAACACCCGTAACTGTCAGAACAGACAATCGTCCGCCTGTGACAAGACGTTTGGGGCATGTACAGGACAGTGTAGTCCCGGCTATACTGGACCAGACTGTCAACCTGATACAGTCACGTGTCCAGTTGGTAGATATGGACAAAAATGTCAGGCTATCTGTAACTGTCAGAACAGACAATCAACCATCTGTGACAAGACGACTGGGGCATGTACAGGACAGTGTAACCCCGGCTATACTGGACCAGACTGTCAACCTGATACAGTCACATGTCCAGCCGGTAGATACGGACAAACGTGTCAGACCATTTGTAACTGTCCGAACAGACAATCATCCGCCTGTGACAAGACATCTGGGGCATGTACAGGACGCTGTAGCCCCGTCTTTACAGGACCAGACTGTCAGCCAATAAAAG